From a single Corvus hawaiiensis isolate bCorHaw1 chromosome 23, bCorHaw1.pri.cur, whole genome shotgun sequence genomic region:
- the FAM110D gene encoding protein FAM110D isoform X1: protein MEGAGIVPVGALGPRGGEEGSGKNNLWASSSPLWLPAIYSPSRGEEAGTGHLGAGFDPFAATGEGARRTFPAWAGSWGRGLWWAPAPERPPAPWDGCGRRSCWSGHGFPAPLLTRERLGGKNLCCRSRNPGRVPAAAGSGLSLPRQPEGQELRETGASHPCIPSLHPCVGSGLNPGAERSFRSLPSCHTGPARPLRGEQSDQQRRSGAMVPLGSPSLAVCASSNLRLMAPGRGSPLAWLNRSPECPQGPGGSGGRRPSAVERLEADKAKYVKSQQVINRRQEPALRGSPRLSPHGRRLLARQQCNELCPGSELGRDGPRKLPCPQSPVSRRSGSRRLLRPDSLIIYRQKRDCLAGDKENTKGSGLVRRLFQGPLRDKPPSSPPARALGEGPPAPQSPETPMLWAPAEKEEARTPGGSSGGDGGGIFPVPGSPAAQPPGAPGKEPLALRVSLPLSEKERFFNYCGLDRALVELLGRERFGPAGWDNASARPPGSCESEPERASGGSEGDAGPGEEEPDVRLGSAVSVVERNARVIKWLYGCQRAWAAAKESTV, encoded by the exons atggagggggccGGGATTGTCCCTGTGGGAGCACTTGGCCCTCGGGGAGGGGAAGAGGGCAGCGGTAAAAATAACCTCTGGGCCAGCTCCAGCCCATTGTGGCTTCCTGCGATTTACAGCCCTTCCCGGGGGGAAGAGGCAGGCACCGGCCATCTCGGGGCTGGCTTTGACCCTTTCGCCGCCACCGGAGAAGGTGCCAGAAGGACCTTTCCTGCCTGGGCAGGATCCTGGGGAAGGGGATTGTGgtgggctcctgctcctgagcGGCCCCCAGCACCCTGGGATGGGTGTggaaggagaagctgctggagtgGACATggtttccctgccccactgctgaCCCGCGAGAGACTCGGAGGCAAAAATCTCTGCTGCAGATCCCGAAATCCCGGCCGGGTTCCC GCTGCTGCCGGCTCTGGGCTCAGTTTGCCGCGGcagccagaggggcaggagctgcgTGAGACTGGagcatcccatccctgcatcccatccctgcatccctgcgtGGGCTCAG ggCTGAATCCAGGAGCCGAGCGAAGCTTCAGGAgcctccccagctgccacacCGGACCTGCCCGGCCACTCCGAGGGGAACAGAGCGATCAGCAGCGCCGTTCCGGGGCGATGGTGCCcttgggcagccccagcctcgCCGTCTGCGCCTCCAGCAACCTGCGCCTCATGGCCCCCGGCCGCGGCTCCCCCCTGGCCTGGCTGAACCGGAGCCCCGAGTGCCCGCAGGGgccggggggcagcgggggccgcaGACCCAGCGCCGTGGAGCGGCTGGAGGCCGACAAGGCCAAGTACGTCAAGTCCCAGCAGGTGATCAACAGGCGGCAGGAGCCGGCGCTGCGGGGCTCGCCCCGGCTGTCCCCCCACGGCCGGCGCCTGCTCGCCCGCCAGCAGTGCAACGAGCTGTGTCCGGGCTCGGAGCTGGGCCGGGACGGGCCCCGGAAGCTGCCGTGCCCGCAGTCCCCCGTGTCGCGCCGCAGCGGCAGCCGGCGCCTGCTGAGACCCGACTCGCTCATCATCTACCGGCAGAAACGGGACTGCCTGGCCGGGGACAAGGAGAACACCAAGGGCTCGGGGCTGGTGCGGCGACTCTTCCAGGGACCCCTCAGAGACAAACCCCCCAGCTCGCCCCCTGCCAGGGCGCTGGGCGAGGGACCGCCGGCCCCCCAGAGCCCCGAGACCCCCATGCTGTGGGCGCCGGCGGAGAAGGAGGAGGCGCGGACGCCGGGAGGCAGCAGCGGCGGTGACGGCGGTGGCATCTTCCCCGTGCCCGGCAGCCCCGCGGCGCagccccccggtgcccccgggaAGGAGCCGCTGGCTCTGCGAGTGTCGCTGCCGCTCTCGGAGAAGGAGCGCTTCTTCAACTACTGCGGGCTGGACCGGGCgctggtggagctgctgggccGGGAGCGCTTCGGGCCGGCGGGCTGGGACAACGCCTCGGCCCGGCCCCCCGGCTCCTGCGAGTCCGAGCCCGAGCGGGCCTCGGGGGGCAGCGAGGGGGACGCGGGGCCGGGCGAGGAGGAGCCGGACGTCCGGCTGGGCTCCGCCGTGTCGGTGGTGGAGCGCAACGCCCGTGTCATCAAGTGGCTCTACGGCTGCCAGAGAGCCTGGGCGGCTGCCAAGGAGTCCACGGTCTGA
- the FAM110D gene encoding protein FAM110D isoform X2 — protein sequence MVPLGSPSLAVCASSNLRLMAPGRGSPLAWLNRSPECPQGPGGSGGRRPSAVERLEADKAKYVKSQQVINRRQEPALRGSPRLSPHGRRLLARQQCNELCPGSELGRDGPRKLPCPQSPVSRRSGSRRLLRPDSLIIYRQKRDCLAGDKENTKGSGLVRRLFQGPLRDKPPSSPPARALGEGPPAPQSPETPMLWAPAEKEEARTPGGSSGGDGGGIFPVPGSPAAQPPGAPGKEPLALRVSLPLSEKERFFNYCGLDRALVELLGRERFGPAGWDNASARPPGSCESEPERASGGSEGDAGPGEEEPDVRLGSAVSVVERNARVIKWLYGCQRAWAAAKESTV from the coding sequence ATGGTGCCcttgggcagccccagcctcgCCGTCTGCGCCTCCAGCAACCTGCGCCTCATGGCCCCCGGCCGCGGCTCCCCCCTGGCCTGGCTGAACCGGAGCCCCGAGTGCCCGCAGGGgccggggggcagcgggggccgcaGACCCAGCGCCGTGGAGCGGCTGGAGGCCGACAAGGCCAAGTACGTCAAGTCCCAGCAGGTGATCAACAGGCGGCAGGAGCCGGCGCTGCGGGGCTCGCCCCGGCTGTCCCCCCACGGCCGGCGCCTGCTCGCCCGCCAGCAGTGCAACGAGCTGTGTCCGGGCTCGGAGCTGGGCCGGGACGGGCCCCGGAAGCTGCCGTGCCCGCAGTCCCCCGTGTCGCGCCGCAGCGGCAGCCGGCGCCTGCTGAGACCCGACTCGCTCATCATCTACCGGCAGAAACGGGACTGCCTGGCCGGGGACAAGGAGAACACCAAGGGCTCGGGGCTGGTGCGGCGACTCTTCCAGGGACCCCTCAGAGACAAACCCCCCAGCTCGCCCCCTGCCAGGGCGCTGGGCGAGGGACCGCCGGCCCCCCAGAGCCCCGAGACCCCCATGCTGTGGGCGCCGGCGGAGAAGGAGGAGGCGCGGACGCCGGGAGGCAGCAGCGGCGGTGACGGCGGTGGCATCTTCCCCGTGCCCGGCAGCCCCGCGGCGCagccccccggtgcccccgggaAGGAGCCGCTGGCTCTGCGAGTGTCGCTGCCGCTCTCGGAGAAGGAGCGCTTCTTCAACTACTGCGGGCTGGACCGGGCgctggtggagctgctgggccGGGAGCGCTTCGGGCCGGCGGGCTGGGACAACGCCTCGGCCCGGCCCCCCGGCTCCTGCGAGTCCGAGCCCGAGCGGGCCTCGGGGGGCAGCGAGGGGGACGCGGGGCCGGGCGAGGAGGAGCCGGACGTCCGGCTGGGCTCCGCCGTGTCGGTGGTGGAGCGCAACGCCCGTGTCATCAAGTGGCTCTACGGCTGCCAGAGAGCCTGGGCGGCTGCCAAGGAGTCCACGGTCTGA
- the C23H1orf232 gene encoding uncharacterized protein C1orf232 homolog — MAQGFWRLYKAKVLQSLGGPRPDGALQDEGDPPELMETAEPPALMEEGASPVSQLARKVQGVGARGWRTLSSLFTREDEHQLLSPEPCPDHPLATEPSEMPHTEKAPGFWDLFATKWQQASGPDKKVPPPEPDESPGEPPGDDGSDLREPEEGAFHWGFLAGKLAEIRNKNAPKGN, encoded by the exons ATGGCCCAGGGCTTCTGGAGGCTCTACAAGGCCAAagtgctgcagagcctgggggGGCCGCGGCCGGACGGGGCCCTGCAGGACGAG GGAGACCCCCCCGAGCTGATGGAGACGGCCGAGCCCCCTGCGCTGATGGAGGAGGGAGCCAGCCCCGTGTCCCAGCTGGCGAGGAAG GTGCAGGGGGTGGGTGCCCGGGGCTGGCGGACGCTTTCATCCCTCTTCACCCGCGAGGACGAGCACCAGCTGCTCAGCCCGGAGCCCTGCCCAGACCA CCCGCTGGCCACTGAGCCGTCCGAGATGCCCCACACTGAGAAGGCACCTGGATTTTGGGATCTCTTTGCTACCAAGTGGCAGCAGGCGTCGGGGCCGGACAAGAAGGTGCCGCCCCCGGAGCCGGATGAGAGCCCTGGGGAGCCGCCGGGTGACGATGGCAGTGACCTGCGGGAGCCAGAGGAAGGGGCCTTCCACTGGGGCTTCCTGGCTGGCAAGCTGGCCGAAATCCGGAATAAAAACGCCCCCAAGGGCAACTAG
- the ZNF593 gene encoding zinc finger protein 593, which yields MSPRSGRRTGAHRAHSLARQLKTKRRRRDLDEIHADLKPENAARLLRQEIDPDLPGCAQFYCLHCARYFVDLNSMKEHFRSKVHKKRLKQLREAPYTQEEAERAAGMGSYIPPKKVEVQTQPLEEVTEMETSS from the exons ATGTCCCCGCGGAGCGGCCGCCGCACCGGCGCGCACCGGGCGCACTCGCTCGCCCGGCAGCTGAAGACGAAGCGGCGCCGGCGCGACCTGGACGAGATCCACGCGGACCTGAAGCCCGAGAACGCCGCGCGGCTTCTGCGGCAGGAGATCGACCCCGACCTGCCGGGCTGCGCCCAGTTCTACTGCCTGCACTGCGC GCGCTACTTCGTGGACCTGAACAGCATGAAGGAGCACTTCAGATCCAAGGTGCACAAGAAGAG GCTGAAGCAGCTGCGGGAGGCTCCGTACACGCAGGAGGAGGCCGAACGTGCTGCCGGGATGGGCTCCTACATCCCCCCAAAGAAGGTGGAGGTGCAGACCCAGCCCCTCGAGGAGGTCACCGAGATGGAGACATCCAGCTGA